ACGCGACCTGGCAATCGTTCTGGCGAACCGCCGTGCTGGGAGAAAACATCGACGACGTGGCCGACGCTTTGGGACGCACCAAGGGAAGCGTGTACGCATCCCGCAGCCGCGTCATGCGACGCATCCGTGAAAAGGTCGAACCATGGCAGTGAATCCTTCCGTCCCACCACCCGATCCCTCGGTGAACGAATGCAACCGGGAAATGATCGAAGCCTTTCTAAGCGATCAGCTTGGCCAACAAGACGTTCTCCGTTTCGAAGCCCACTTGGAAACGTGTGACCAATGTCGACGTCAATTGGATCAAACCGCCGCGGATGATTCTTATTGGACCGATGCGCGGTCGCTGCTGTCGGATTTGGATTTCCAAGTCGACCCGGCGCCCGACCTTAGCTTTTTGCAACCAACCGACGATCCCGACATGTTGGGCCGATTGGGAACGCTGGAAATCAGCGGTGTGATCGGCACCGGTGGAATGGGCATCGTACTGAAAGCCTTGGATCGATCGCTGAATCGATTCGTCGCGGTCAAAGTCTTGGCCCCACACTTGGCATCCAGCGCCGCGGCTAGAACTCGATTCACACGCGAAGCCCAGGCGGCCGCCGCGGTGGTCCACGACAACGTGATCGCAATCCACGGTGTTGAAACGTCTGGCACGCTGCCCTACCTAACGATGCCGTATGTGAAGGGTGAATCACTGCAACGTCGCATCGATCGGCTGGGTCCACTTCCCATCGAAGAAATCCTGCGAATCGGAATGCAGATCGCTCGCGGTCTTGCCGCCGCCCACCAACAAGGTTTGATCCACCGCGACATCAAGCCATCGAACATCCTGTTACCGCACGACGTTCAACGCGTCGTCATCACGGATTTCGGCCTGGCAAGAACGGTCGACGACGCCACGCTGACACGCAGCGGTGTGATCGCAGGCACCCCACAGTTCATGTCGCCCGAACAAGCCCGTGGTGACACGATCGATCCACGCTCGGACCTTTTTTCACTGGGCAGCGTGGTGTACGCGATGGCCAGCGGTCGGCCACCGTTCCGCGCCGATTCCCCCTACGCGATCATCCGCCGCATCGTTGATGACGGTGCCAAACCGCTGCGCCAAATCGATCCGTCGCTTCCCGCTTGGTTCGAAAACTTGGTCGAACGACTGCACGCCAAGGATCCAGACAGACGGATTTCATCGGCAGAACAAGCCGCGGAACTTTTCAAAGCATGCCTGGCTCACGTTCAAAATGACACCGCACCTTTGCCCCCGGCACTACTGGCGCCATTGCCAAACGCTGGCCAGCGCTGGCGGCCATTCCGCTGGCTTGTGTCAGCGATCGCTGCGGCACTGATTGTGATCACGATTTGGTTTTTCTTTGACCGCACCGGAACACAACTCGATCGCCAAACTGGATCCGCCAGTGATTCATTCGTCGAAAGTGACCGGCTGTTACTGCAAGTTGAATCGGAGATCGATCAAATGCTTGAAGAATTTTGACCGTGAATGATCCACGCTGACTTCGCAATACACTCCATTCCCTCGGCCATCTGTTTGAAAGGCTGTTTTGATGAACCGAATTCCAATACGAATCGCCGTATACCTCTCGTTCTGCATGCTCTTGGCTGCACAGGGGTACGCACAGGAAACGGACTCCGTTCCCATTTACATTGACAGCGTCAAATCCGATTCGAAGACGTCGTTGTCGCAGCAACTGGTTCCCGATCCGCTTGCCAGCGACTTGGATTCCGAGATCAAAAAAGCTGAACTGTTGATGAAACTGAAGCAAGACGAGCTTCAAGCGGCCCAGAGTGCTGCTGAGCTCGTTGATAAGAAGATGCAGAATTTTGAGACCAAACGCAGTGAAGCATTTGCCTCACATGACAAGCGTCGACAGGCTCTGCTCGATCGACTCCGTGACATTGAAGATGAAATAGCCCAAAACGACCCTGTCGGATCCCCGATGGGCAATGTCATTCAATCCGCCAAAAACAACCTGCAATCGCATGACCAGGCAAAGAAAAAGCTGGACGAGTCTTTCGATTCAATGCTATTGGAGTTGCGACAAGATGAAACACAATCGCGATTGGCGTTGCGTCAGGCGGAAACTGAATTGGAATTTGCCAAACTGCAGCTTGCATCGGTGAAGAAGGAAGCCGATCGACGCAAGAAAACGTCTGGCACCGCGGCGAAGAAACCCGAGAAGGACGCACCGCCGGAAGTCTTGTCCGACGTCGACCTGGCTCAAGAAGACTTGGCCGATTGCCGAATGCACATCGTCGGCTTGTACCGCGCCGCCGATGACCGCAGCAGCGATGAAGTTTTCGTCGATGTCAAACCGCTGGATCACCCCAGCGTGATCGTCGTTTCGTCCTATATGGAAGTGCTTTGGCGGATTCGAATCGCCAAAGACTCCGACGTCAAATTGGTCATCGCAACGGGATACTTTGCACAAGATCTGACACTGACCACCGACAGCAAACAGGTTCCGGTGTTGAACCTTTCCTACTTTCGCCAAGACAAACAACCACAACGCCGCGGACTTTGGGCGTATGCGTATTCCTGGACAACCGACGAAGGACGCAAAATGGCCCGGATGCTGTACGACATCACCGGCCTGACTGCCAGCAGTTTCCAAGGCATGGAAAGCGCCCGATTGGTCCAGATCGACGGTGTCCGAGGCAAACTGACCAACCGTCAAGCCAAAGAACCGATCCCCGGCTTGCTGACCGACGCGGAACGCATGGCCGAACCGGTGGAATTTCCCGACGAGGCCGACGCCTCCGATTCGCCACCGGGCAAGGTCGAATCCGACATCGACGAACTGTATGCCGCCGAGGCCAGTGCGAAGATTGCCATTCGCAAGACGCAAGACAAGATTGCCGAGATTCGCGAGCAACTGGAAAACATCGACACAGAAATTGGGGATCTGACCCGTCAACTGACCGGTTCTGGAAAACAAGACCCAGCCACCGTCGACCAACTTCGCCAAGCGGTTCGCAAACAGTTTCAATTGCGTCAGCAAGAACAAGAACAGCGTGTCCAGACAGCCGGCATGAAGTTGCAACTGGTCGAAATTCGTCGCATGCTAAGACAGCGAGACGAGGACACGATTGTTGATCGGACGGTTGAAGCCATCCTTGATCGACGAAAGAAACCATAGTCGTCGGACACAAAAAAAGCCGGGATCACATCGCATTGCGATCCCGGCTGAACAGCCAACATTCCGGCTTGTCGTACCTAATTCTTGATCTTGGCTCTTCGTTTCAGCTGATTCAGCTTCTTTCGGCCGCCCTGGTTCACTTCGGTGACAAAGCGGACCAGATCCAAAAACTCCTGGCGGGTCTTCAGCGTGTTTGCCAACCCAGTCGGCATGGTCGAATTCTTGGACTCGATCACGTCGTCGACATCGTCGATCAAGATCTCACGCGGCTTGCCCTGATCGGCCGCGAT
The Crateriforma spongiae DNA segment above includes these coding regions:
- a CDS encoding serine/threonine-protein kinase; the encoded protein is MAVNPSVPPPDPSVNECNREMIEAFLSDQLGQQDVLRFEAHLETCDQCRRQLDQTAADDSYWTDARSLLSDLDFQVDPAPDLSFLQPTDDPDMLGRLGTLEISGVIGTGGMGIVLKALDRSLNRFVAVKVLAPHLASSAAARTRFTREAQAAAAVVHDNVIAIHGVETSGTLPYLTMPYVKGESLQRRIDRLGPLPIEEILRIGMQIARGLAAAHQQGLIHRDIKPSNILLPHDVQRVVITDFGLARTVDDATLTRSGVIAGTPQFMSPEQARGDTIDPRSDLFSLGSVVYAMASGRPPFRADSPYAIIRRIVDDGAKPLRQIDPSLPAWFENLVERLHAKDPDRRISSAEQAAELFKACLAHVQNDTAPLPPALLAPLPNAGQRWRPFRWLVSAIAAALIVITIWFFFDRTGTQLDRQTGSASDSFVESDRLLLQVESEIDQMLEEF